From Mycobacterium lacus, one genomic window encodes:
- a CDS encoding LLM class flavin-dependent oxidoreductase, which produces MRLSIAIPQLDSGSFDDAGLRAFLGCAEELGFEGGWVLEQIIGDAPLLAPLELLAYCAACTQRLRLGVAVLVTSLHDPLQLASAASTVDRLSHGRLDVGVAPGGGRRRFAAFGVEKDSYISYFTEGLELMKAAWSDQPRVTFHGRFRVVDDLPIQPKPVQRPHPPIWFGGLAPKALARAVRHGDAFLGAGSATTAAFAEAVTTVRRELAEQQKDPAHFTIGKRVYLIVDDDPARARERALAGLRRIYGQMPGIEAVSVSGKPGDVARGLHEVIDAGAQMLLLNPVGPDVAQNREQMERLAAEVIPQLT; this is translated from the coding sequence ATGCGGCTCTCCATCGCTATCCCCCAACTCGACTCCGGCAGCTTCGACGACGCCGGGCTGCGCGCGTTTCTCGGCTGCGCTGAGGAGCTCGGGTTTGAGGGAGGCTGGGTGCTCGAGCAGATCATCGGCGACGCGCCGCTACTGGCGCCGCTAGAGCTGCTGGCGTATTGCGCGGCCTGCACCCAGCGGCTACGGCTCGGTGTGGCCGTGCTGGTGACGTCACTGCATGATCCGCTGCAGCTCGCCTCGGCCGCCAGTACGGTCGATCGGCTCAGCCACGGACGGCTCGATGTTGGTGTCGCACCGGGCGGTGGCCGTCGCAGGTTCGCCGCTTTCGGGGTGGAAAAGGACTCTTACATCAGCTATTTCACCGAAGGCTTGGAACTGATGAAGGCCGCCTGGTCCGACCAGCCCCGGGTGACATTTCACGGCCGCTTCCGTGTTGTCGACGACCTGCCTATCCAGCCGAAGCCTGTCCAGCGACCGCACCCGCCGATCTGGTTCGGGGGCCTTGCGCCGAAAGCACTGGCCAGGGCGGTCCGTCACGGCGACGCGTTCCTCGGCGCGGGCTCTGCGACCACCGCAGCCTTCGCCGAAGCCGTCACCACCGTGCGCCGTGAGCTTGCCGAACAGCAGAAGGACCCGGCGCACTTCACCATCGGCAAGCGGGTTTATCTGATCGTTGACGACGACCCCGCCCGGGCCCGTGAGCGCGCACTCGCCGGGCTGCGGCGCATCTATGGCCAAATGCCCGGTATCGAAGCGGTTTCGGTGTCCGGCAAGCCCGGCGACGTAGCCCGCGGGCTGCACGAAGTGATCGACGCCGGCGCCCAGATGCTGCTGCTCAATCCCGTCGGCCCCGACGTCGCACAGAACCGCGAACAGATGGAACGCCTTGCCGCAGAAGTGATCCCACAGCTGACTTAG